Proteins from a single region of Acidobacteriota bacterium:
- the nadB gene encoding L-aspartate oxidase: MNDKIDFIIVGSGVAGLRAAVALAKVGRVAVLTKDKVSESNTEYAQGGVAVVLSDDDKIELHVQDTLEAGAGLCDEEAVNVLVEEGPRYITELIEHGAKFDKVGDELLFTREAAHSRSRILHASGDATGREIVRALVAWSKSFTNIEYLPHACTQSLIVKDNRCVGVTYVEPRTNKVRALYARAVVLATGGAGQLYLHTTNPDVATGDGQAMAYRAGAVLADMEFIQFHPTALVVANAPRFLLSEAMRGEGGHLLNARGERFMKNYDERAELAPRDIVSRSIHFEMQKDEALNVWLDMRHLDGEFIRDRFPKIYDTCLFYNVDITRDLIPVSPAAHYTMGGVRTDTYGRTSIDGLYAAGEVSCTGVHGANRLASNSLLEGLVFGARAGFAAIQESPSEIVEAAPRDWDFGETTDWQIGDSTRREVKKIMWDKVGIVRHEQGLKAALDALEEIASRQMNTRSWNFVTLAKLIAQAALSRRESRGGHYRSDFPERDDEHFKAHTLQQRIDLQQVSTSTKLNN; the protein is encoded by the coding sequence ATGAACGATAAAATTGATTTCATCATCGTCGGCAGCGGTGTAGCGGGACTGCGCGCCGCTGTCGCTTTAGCCAAAGTCGGGCGCGTCGCCGTTTTAACTAAAGATAAGGTCAGCGAATCAAACACCGAATATGCCCAGGGGGGGGTCGCGGTAGTGTTAAGCGACGACGACAAAATCGAGTTGCACGTTCAGGACACCCTCGAAGCCGGTGCCGGACTTTGCGACGAAGAGGCGGTCAATGTTCTGGTCGAAGAAGGTCCACGTTACATCACCGAATTGATTGAACACGGCGCGAAATTTGATAAGGTTGGCGATGAATTGCTGTTCACACGCGAAGCCGCACATTCGCGTTCGCGCATTCTGCATGCAAGCGGCGACGCGACCGGGCGCGAAATCGTCCGCGCCCTGGTTGCCTGGTCAAAAAGTTTTACCAACATTGAATACCTGCCGCACGCCTGCACCCAATCGCTCATCGTTAAAGACAATCGTTGTGTAGGGGTTACCTATGTCGAACCTCGCACCAACAAAGTCCGCGCCCTTTATGCCCGCGCGGTGGTGCTGGCGACCGGCGGCGCAGGGCAACTTTACCTGCATACGACGAACCCGGATGTGGCAACCGGCGACGGTCAGGCAATGGCATATCGCGCTGGCGCCGTGCTTGCCGATATGGAATTCATTCAATTTCACCCGACGGCGCTGGTGGTTGCGAATGCGCCGCGCTTTTTACTTTCGGAAGCCATGCGCGGCGAAGGCGGGCATTTGCTCAACGCCAGGGGCGAACGCTTCATGAAAAATTATGATGAACGCGCCGAACTTGCGCCGCGCGATATTGTCAGCCGTTCGATTCATTTTGAGATGCAGAAAGACGAGGCGTTGAATGTCTGGCTGGATATGCGCCATCTGGATGGCGAGTTCATTCGTGACCGGTTTCCGAAAATTTACGACACCTGTCTGTTTTACAACGTTGACATCACCCGCGATTTGATTCCGGTCTCTCCGGCAGCCCATTACACGATGGGCGGGGTGCGCACCGATACTTACGGACGCACCTCCATTGACGGGCTGTACGCGGCAGGCGAAGTTTCCTGCACAGGGGTTCACGGGGCAAATCGTCTGGCATCGAATTCACTGTTGGAAGGTCTGGTCTTTGGCGCGCGCGCAGGGTTTGCAGCGATTCAGGAATCGCCTTCGGAAATTGTCGAAGCCGCGCCGCGCGATTGGGATTTCGGTGAGACCACCGACTGGCAAATCGGCGATAGCACACGACGTGAAGTTAAAAAAATCATGTGGGATAAAGTCGGCATCGTTCGCCATGAACAAGGGTTGAAAGCGGCGCTTGATGCCCTCGAAGAGATTGCCTCGCGACAAATGAACACGCGGTCATGGAATTTCGTCACCCTCGCTAAACTCATCGCTCAGGCGGCGCTCTCAAGACGCGAGTCGCGTGGCGGACATTATCGCAGCGATTTCCCCGAACGC